One Tenrec ecaudatus isolate mTenEca1 chromosome 12, mTenEca1.hap1, whole genome shotgun sequence DNA segment encodes these proteins:
- the MICALL2 gene encoding MICAL-like protein 2 isoform X2, with translation MAAIKALQQWCRQQCEGYRDVSITNMTTSFRDGLAFCAILHRHRPDLIDFDALRKENIYDNNQLAFRVAEEQLGIPALLDAEDMVALKVPDRLSILTYTSQYYNYFHGRSPIGGMAGVKRPPSAPEEEPSGKKTPDQLASPSPPRGQPLTPVRTNPVVQGRAAGAQDPPAKAGLAPSGGSVVSSTCAVCRKHVHLVQRHLVDGKLYHRNCFRCKQCSSTLHSGAYRATGQPGVFVCTNHHSQATPASPTPTGQAPRQSGPHPADPRPLSTPWQAREGTGLRDTGFAAKQTVQKSVPGSSAARSIAPSASVPPAVTAAAASSPVHWGRPDTHRSPTGPVTASPTPKTSTRVTNSSPTGWSSPVQGAAAARHQLTGPLSARDPPQALPQVQVAPRAAAPQAKLNSTPEPLSPLDPAARIPLASKTQQAREKFFQDFSNGSAGRGSGKAAPGDRAPGDSNREQALSFLKKTLPGSLEGPDRLPPANSSAFRAKGLSEEASTPDGSPGARREPHPPRAELETTFGTPAALYPGHKSPAITPGGSRAGAGSRVQLEEPPTRKGPSGSPQEGSEDGPAGWRARLKPVGKKDPPERTLELKGPPAQGESRAGAPPRKVWGSPEGGVSITLSPVQPDRTCGPSLSVASSPPRRKRLTVPASLLLIGSSGQEAQAPDWKEGEVHPRDKPGTLVGPASPPTPSREALISPVRPHPARLTQEEIHRQVQDIARQLDALELKGVRLEQRLRAAEGDTSEDELMVDWFQLIHEKQLLLRQESELMYRSKDQQLAEQQLDLEGELRLLMNKPEALKSPKDRQLERELLTRYVSTVNDRSDIVDSLDEDRLREQEEDEVLQHMIQNLDLQRRGSGQKKKFRFRMGSFWSPKGKSQTPE, from the exons agACTTCGATGCACTCAGGAAGGAGAACATCTATGACAACAACCAGCTG GCCTTCCGCGTGGCCGAGGAGCAGTTGGGTATCCCGGCCCTGCTGGACGCCGAAGACATGGTGGCCCTCAAGGTGCCAGACAGACTGAGCATTCTGACCTACACGTCCCAGTATTACAACTACTTCCACGGCCGCTCACCCA tTGGAGGCATGGCTGGTGTGAAGAGACCCCCATCTGCCCCTGAGGAGGAACCATCCGGCAAGAAGACCCCAGACCAGCTGGCCTCACCCAGCCCACCCCGGGGCCAGCCGCTGACCCCAGTCAGGACCAACCCTGTTGTCCAGGGGAGAGCTGCGGGGGCGCAGGACCCTCCCGCAAAAGCT GGTCTGGCCCCCTCGGGCGGCTCCGTGGTTAGCAGCACCTGTGCGGTCTGTCGAAAGCATGTGCACCTTGTACAGCGACACCTGGTGGACGGCAAGCTTTACCACCGGAACTGCTTCCG GTGCAAACAGTGTTCTAGCACGCTACACTCGGGGGCCTACCGGGCCACGGGGCAGCCAGGCGTCTTTGTCTGCACTAATCACCATTCCCAAGCCACTCCTGCCAGCCCCACGCCGACGGGCCAGGCTCCCAGGCAGTCAGGGCCCCACCCTGCGGATCCCAGGCCCCTCAGCACTCCGTGGCAGGCCCGGGAAGGGACCGGGCTACGAGACACAGGCTTTGCAGCCAAGCAGACAGTCCAGAAGTCTGTGCCAGGCAGCTCAGCAGCCAGAAGTATTGCTCCGTCAGCCTCTGTCCCTCCTGCTGTGACCGCCGCTGCCGCTTCCTCTCCTGTCCACTGGGGGCGCCCCGATACGCACAGGTCCCCCACGGGCCCTGTGACTGCCAGCCCCACGCCCAAAACCAGCACTCGAGTCACCAACAGCTCACCGACCGGGTGGTCCTCACCAGTCCAGGGTGCTGCGGCAGCCAGGCACCAGCTGACGGGACCACTGAGTGCTCGGGACCCTCCTCAAGCTCTGCCCCAAGTCCAGGTTGCGCCCCgagcagcagctccacaggccAAACTCAACTCCACCCCAGAGCCTCTGAGCCCCTTGGACCCTGCAGCCCGGATCCCCTTGGCCTCCAAGACTCAGCAGGCCCGTGAGAAGTTCTTTCAGGATTTCAGCAATGGCTCTGCAGGCAGGGGGTCCGGGAAGGCCGCCCCTGGGGACAGGGCTCCAGGGGACAGTAACCGGGAGCAGGCGCTGAGCTTCCTCAAAAAGACCCTTCCAGGAAGCCTGGAGGGACCTGACAG GCTGCCCCCCGCCAACTCCTCAGCCTTCAGAGCCAAAGGACTGTCAGAGGAGGCGTCCACCCCTGACGGCAGCCCTGGGGCGAGGAGAGAGCCCCACCCTCCCAGGGCTGAACTGGAAACCACCTTTGGGACCCCTGCAGCCCTCTACCCTGGACACAAGAGCCCAGCTATCACCCCAGGGGGCAGCAGGGCTGGAGCAGGCTCCAGGGTGCAGTTGGAGGAGCCCCCGACTAGGAAGG GTCCCAGTGGCAGCCCCCAGGAGGGCTCAGAGGACGGCCCGGCGGGGTGGAGGGCCCGTCTGAAACCTGTGGGGAAGAAAGATCCCCCTGAGAG GACTCTGGAGCTGAAGGGGCCCCCAGCCCAGGGAGAGTCGAGAGCAGGAGCGCCTCCCAGGAAGGTGTGGGGGAGCCCTGAGGGAGGGGTCTCCATCACACTGAGCCCCGTGCAGCCTGACAGAACCTGCGGGCCCAGCCTCTCAG TGGCCTCCTCCCCTCCTCGTCGTAAGAGGCTGACCGTACCTGCTAGCCTGCTGCTGATCGGGTCCTCAGGGCAGGAAGCCCAGGCCCCCGACTGGAAGGAGGGAGAGGTCCACCCTCGGGACAAGCCAG GAACCCTCGTGGGCCCAGCtagccctcccacaccctcccgtGAGGCTCTGATCTCCCCAGTTAGG CCGCACCCTGCCCGCCTGACCCAGGAGGAGATCCATCGGCAGGTGCAGGACATCGCCCGGCAGCTGGACGCACTGGAGCTCAAGGGTGTGAGGCTGGAGCAGAGGCTGCGAGCAGCGGAGGGAG ACACCTCGGAGGATGAGCTCATGGTGGACTGGTTCCAACTGATTCACGAGAAGCAGCTGCTGCTGCGCCAGGAGTCGGAGCTGATGTACCG ATCCAAGGACCAACAACTGGCGGAGCAGCAGCTGGACCTGGAGGGGGAACTGCGGCTCCTGATGAACAAGCCTG AGGCTCTGAAGTCCCCCAAAGATCGGCAGCTGGAGAGGGAGCTGCTGACGCGCTACGTGAGCACTGTAAATGACCGCAGCGACATCGTGGACTCCCTGGACGAGGACAGGCTCAG ggAGCAAGAGGAGGACGAGGTGCTGCAGCACATGATACAGAATCTGG
- the MICALL2 gene encoding MICAL-like protein 2 isoform X1 yields the protein MAAIKALQQWCRQQCEGYRDVSITNMTTSFRDGLAFCAILHRHRPDLIDFDALRKENIYDNNQLAFRVAEEQLGIPALLDAEDMVALKVPDRLSILTYTSQYYNYFHGRSPIGGMAGVKRPPSAPEEEPSGKKTPDQLASPSPPRGQPLTPVRTNPVVQGRAAGAQDPPAKAGLAPSGGSVVSSTCAVCRKHVHLVQRHLVDGKLYHRNCFRCKQCSSTLHSGAYRATGQPGVFVCTNHHSQATPASPTPTGQAPRQSGPHPADPRPLSTPWQAREGTGLRDTGFAAKQTVQKSVPGSSAARSIAPSASVPPAVTAAAASSPVHWGRPDTHRSPTGPVTASPTPKTSTRVTNSSPTGWSSPVQGAAAARHQLTGPLSARDPPQALPQVQVAPRAAAPQAKLNSTPEPLSPLDPAARIPLASKTQQAREKFFQDFSNGSAGRGSGKAAPGDRAPGDSNREQALSFLKKTLPGSLEGPDRLPPANSSAFRAKGLSEEASTPDGSPGARREPHPPRAELETTFGTPAALYPGHKSPAITPGGSRAGAGSRVQLEEPPTRKGPSGSPQEGSEDGPAGWRARLKPVGKKDPPERTLELKGPPAQGESRAGAPPRKVWGSPEGGVSITLSPVQPDRTCGPSLSAVASSPPRRKRLTVPASLLLIGSSGQEAQAPDWKEGEVHPRDKPGTLVGPASPPTPSREALISPVRPHPARLTQEEIHRQVQDIARQLDALELKGVRLEQRLRAAEGDTSEDELMVDWFQLIHEKQLLLRQESELMYRSKDQQLAEQQLDLEGELRLLMNKPEALKSPKDRQLERELLTRYVSTVNDRSDIVDSLDEDRLREQEEDEVLQHMIQNLDLQRRGSGQKKKFRFRMGSFWSPKGKSQTPE from the exons agACTTCGATGCACTCAGGAAGGAGAACATCTATGACAACAACCAGCTG GCCTTCCGCGTGGCCGAGGAGCAGTTGGGTATCCCGGCCCTGCTGGACGCCGAAGACATGGTGGCCCTCAAGGTGCCAGACAGACTGAGCATTCTGACCTACACGTCCCAGTATTACAACTACTTCCACGGCCGCTCACCCA tTGGAGGCATGGCTGGTGTGAAGAGACCCCCATCTGCCCCTGAGGAGGAACCATCCGGCAAGAAGACCCCAGACCAGCTGGCCTCACCCAGCCCACCCCGGGGCCAGCCGCTGACCCCAGTCAGGACCAACCCTGTTGTCCAGGGGAGAGCTGCGGGGGCGCAGGACCCTCCCGCAAAAGCT GGTCTGGCCCCCTCGGGCGGCTCCGTGGTTAGCAGCACCTGTGCGGTCTGTCGAAAGCATGTGCACCTTGTACAGCGACACCTGGTGGACGGCAAGCTTTACCACCGGAACTGCTTCCG GTGCAAACAGTGTTCTAGCACGCTACACTCGGGGGCCTACCGGGCCACGGGGCAGCCAGGCGTCTTTGTCTGCACTAATCACCATTCCCAAGCCACTCCTGCCAGCCCCACGCCGACGGGCCAGGCTCCCAGGCAGTCAGGGCCCCACCCTGCGGATCCCAGGCCCCTCAGCACTCCGTGGCAGGCCCGGGAAGGGACCGGGCTACGAGACACAGGCTTTGCAGCCAAGCAGACAGTCCAGAAGTCTGTGCCAGGCAGCTCAGCAGCCAGAAGTATTGCTCCGTCAGCCTCTGTCCCTCCTGCTGTGACCGCCGCTGCCGCTTCCTCTCCTGTCCACTGGGGGCGCCCCGATACGCACAGGTCCCCCACGGGCCCTGTGACTGCCAGCCCCACGCCCAAAACCAGCACTCGAGTCACCAACAGCTCACCGACCGGGTGGTCCTCACCAGTCCAGGGTGCTGCGGCAGCCAGGCACCAGCTGACGGGACCACTGAGTGCTCGGGACCCTCCTCAAGCTCTGCCCCAAGTCCAGGTTGCGCCCCgagcagcagctccacaggccAAACTCAACTCCACCCCAGAGCCTCTGAGCCCCTTGGACCCTGCAGCCCGGATCCCCTTGGCCTCCAAGACTCAGCAGGCCCGTGAGAAGTTCTTTCAGGATTTCAGCAATGGCTCTGCAGGCAGGGGGTCCGGGAAGGCCGCCCCTGGGGACAGGGCTCCAGGGGACAGTAACCGGGAGCAGGCGCTGAGCTTCCTCAAAAAGACCCTTCCAGGAAGCCTGGAGGGACCTGACAG GCTGCCCCCCGCCAACTCCTCAGCCTTCAGAGCCAAAGGACTGTCAGAGGAGGCGTCCACCCCTGACGGCAGCCCTGGGGCGAGGAGAGAGCCCCACCCTCCCAGGGCTGAACTGGAAACCACCTTTGGGACCCCTGCAGCCCTCTACCCTGGACACAAGAGCCCAGCTATCACCCCAGGGGGCAGCAGGGCTGGAGCAGGCTCCAGGGTGCAGTTGGAGGAGCCCCCGACTAGGAAGG GTCCCAGTGGCAGCCCCCAGGAGGGCTCAGAGGACGGCCCGGCGGGGTGGAGGGCCCGTCTGAAACCTGTGGGGAAGAAAGATCCCCCTGAGAG GACTCTGGAGCTGAAGGGGCCCCCAGCCCAGGGAGAGTCGAGAGCAGGAGCGCCTCCCAGGAAGGTGTGGGGGAGCCCTGAGGGAGGGGTCTCCATCACACTGAGCCCCGTGCAGCCTGACAGAACCTGCGGGCCCAGCCTCTCAG CAGTGGCCTCCTCCCCTCCTCGTCGTAAGAGGCTGACCGTACCTGCTAGCCTGCTGCTGATCGGGTCCTCAGGGCAGGAAGCCCAGGCCCCCGACTGGAAGGAGGGAGAGGTCCACCCTCGGGACAAGCCAG GAACCCTCGTGGGCCCAGCtagccctcccacaccctcccgtGAGGCTCTGATCTCCCCAGTTAGG CCGCACCCTGCCCGCCTGACCCAGGAGGAGATCCATCGGCAGGTGCAGGACATCGCCCGGCAGCTGGACGCACTGGAGCTCAAGGGTGTGAGGCTGGAGCAGAGGCTGCGAGCAGCGGAGGGAG ACACCTCGGAGGATGAGCTCATGGTGGACTGGTTCCAACTGATTCACGAGAAGCAGCTGCTGCTGCGCCAGGAGTCGGAGCTGATGTACCG ATCCAAGGACCAACAACTGGCGGAGCAGCAGCTGGACCTGGAGGGGGAACTGCGGCTCCTGATGAACAAGCCTG AGGCTCTGAAGTCCCCCAAAGATCGGCAGCTGGAGAGGGAGCTGCTGACGCGCTACGTGAGCACTGTAAATGACCGCAGCGACATCGTGGACTCCCTGGACGAGGACAGGCTCAG ggAGCAAGAGGAGGACGAGGTGCTGCAGCACATGATACAGAATCTGG